One part of the Rutidosis leptorrhynchoides isolate AG116_Rl617_1_P2 unplaced genomic scaffold, CSIRO_AGI_Rlap_v1 contig455, whole genome shotgun sequence genome encodes these proteins:
- the LOC139883805 gene encoding putative pentatricopeptide repeat-containing protein At5g40405, producing MGVKRILVGRMKHHPIICLVDSSTTLKQLRQIHTQLLITGAFIIDPQVFGKFVASIALNNSTNLHYSDHLLNKCARPTLFALNSMIRAHCKSSTPRKSFDFYKRIQRSDDLSPDNYTFNFLVRTCAQISQGKTGLIVHGAAIKHGFDHDPHVRSGLVFMYAELGCLSSCRNVFEEIPNPDLVCQTALVSACAKCGDIGYARLMFDKMPERDHIAWNAMISGYAQCGQSREALRLFHSMQLEGVKVNEVSMVSVLSACSHLGALDQGRWAHAYIDRNRIRITVTLGTALIDMYAKCGNMPKAMEVLWSMKERNVYTWTSAMNGLAMNGFGEKCLELFSLMKQHSVSPNEVTFVSVLRACSVVGLVDEGRRHFDSMKDVYGIEPKIEHYGCLVDLYGRAGKLDDALNVINNMPMKPHSGAWGALLHASRTYGNMELGELASRKLIELEATNHGACVQISNIYAETKNWDKVNEVRRSMKSKGVAKQPGCSVIEIDGEVHEFFVGDKSHPCYDEIEVMLGDISRRLKLAGYVANTNPVLFDIEEEEKEDALCLHSEKIAIAFGLISLKESVPIRIVKNLRVCRDCHDVTKLISKLYNREIIVRDRNRFHHFKDGECSCKGFW from the coding sequence ATGGGAGTTAAAAGGATTTTAGTGGGAAGAATGAAGCACCATCCGATAATTTGTCTTGTTGATTCGTCAACAACTCTCAAACAGTTAAGGCAAATCCACACTCAGCTTCTAATTACAGGAGCCTTTATTATCGATCCTCAAGTTTTTGGCAAATTTGTAGCCTCCATTGCTCTCAATAACTCCACAAATCTACATTATTCCGATCATCTTCTTAATAAATGCGCGAGACCAACTCTATTCGCCTTGAATTCCATGATCAGAGCCCATTGCAAAAGCTCCACCCCTCGAAAAAGTTTCGATTTTTACAAGAGGATTCAACGATCAGATGATTTATCACCTGATAACTACACTTTTAACTTCTTGGTTCGCACCTGTGCGCAGATTTCGCAAGGGAAGACGGGATTGATAGTTCATGGTGCAGCGATTAAACATGGTTTCGATCATGACCCACATGTTCGAAGTGGGTTGGTTTTCATGTACGCCGAATTGGGCTGCTTGAGTTCATGCCGTAATGTGTTCGAAGAAATTCCTAACCCAGACTTGGTTTGTCAAACTGCTCTAGTCAGTGCTTGTGCAAAATGTGGGGACATTGGATATGCAAGGTTAATGTTCGATAAAATGCCTGAAAGAGATCATATTGCATGGAATGCAATGATCTCAGGATATGCTCAATGTGGGCAGTCGAGAGAAGCATTGCGTTTGTTCCATTCGATGCAATTGGAAGGTGTTAAGGTTAACGAGGTCTCTATGGTTTCGGTTTTATCTGCTTGCTCTCATTTAGGAGCATTGGATCAAGGAAGATGGGCGCATGCTTACATAGACAGGAATAGAATTAGAATCACTGTGACATTAGGAACGGCCCTAATCGATATGTATGCTAAATGTGGGAATATGCCTAAGGCAATGGAGGTTTTGTGGAGTATGAAAGAACGAAATGTGTACACGTGGACTAGCGCAATGAATGGATTAGCTATGAATGGATTTGGGGAAAAGTGTCTCGAGCTATTCTCTCTAATGAAACAACATTCGGTTAGTCCCAATGAGGTCACATTCGTTTCTGTTTTAAGAGCTTGCAGTGTAGTAGGGCTAGTTGACGAAGGCCGCCGGCATTTCGATTCGATGAAAGATGTATATGGAATTGAGCCTAAGATTGAGCATTATGGTTGCTTGGTTGATTTGTATGGTCGAGCCGGGAAATTAGACGATGCTCTGAATGTCATCAACAATATGCCCATGAAACCTCATTCAGGGGCGTGGGGAGCATTGCTCCATGCTAGTAGAACGTATGGAAATATGGAGTTGGGTGAACTTGCCTCTCGAAAACTAATCGAGCTTGAGGCGACGAATCATGGTGCTTGTGTGCAAATATCAAACATCTATGCTGAAACGAAAAACTGGGATAAAGTCAATGAAGTCCGAAGGTCGATGAAATCTAAAGGCGTCGCGAAACAACCTGGCTGTAGCGTAATCGAGATTGATGGGGAAGTTCACGAATTCTTTGTCGGCGATAAATCTCACCCTTGTTATGATGAAATCGAGGTTATGCTAGGAGATATATCGAGGAGGCTGAAATTAGCAGGATATGTGGCTAACACTAATCCGGTATTGTTCGATATAGAAGAGGAAGAGAAAGAGGATGCATTGTGTCTCCACAGTGAGAAGATTGCTATTGCTTTTGGTTTGATTAGCTTAAAGGAATCTGTTCCTATTAGGATTGTGAAAAACCTACGAGTTTGTCGGGATTGTCATGATGTAACCAAGTTGATTTCTAAACTTTACAATAGGGAGATTATTGTTAGGGACAGAAACAGGTTTCACCATTTTAAGGACGGTGAGTGCTCTTGTAAGGGTTTTTGGTAA
- the LOC139883806 gene encoding uncharacterized protein → MTFPEKRKLDSEATTTTTKYDQQRQFNQDSWKLFKCRKMSPFFKPNYGGGQVDSANLATKFRVRLEICSPDSFAITPEALGGFDYPGEEECLTRLSYILADVMSSHYTQNHGGGKASVYKLKDYDAVLGCLKKVKDIEVDRIPWTTLNVVQRLSHSYIAGRWTPHRPEHLSDEQVEDLIGKLPRRLVDAFMPFQLEGVKFGLRRGGRCLLADEMGVGKTIQAIGIAGCFTNEGPILVVCPAVLRYSWAEELERWLPFCLPSDIHLVFGHQDSPANLTRCPRVVVISYTMLNRLRKTMLEREWAFLIVDESHHLRCSKKTSEPEEITAVLEMAGKVKRIVLLSGTPSLSRPYDIFHQINILWPGLLGSSKYEYAKTYCDIKLIQGIQGKTFQDFSRGVRLEELNVLLRQTVMIRRLKEHVLVELPPKRRQIINLLLKKSDIALAKAALAARRIDKSEKSVVDNDMTTESSDESDENLATKLQELAIAKLSGFCEWLSIHPLFAESDGVADLDLNSSSHKMIIFAHHHMVLDGIQEFVCGKGIRFVRIDGNSLARDRQTAVESFQSSNEVKLAIIGIQAGGVGLNFSAAQDVAFLELPQNPSLMLQAEDRAHRKGQTKAVNIYIFCAKDSMDESHWQNLNKSLNRISSTMNGKYDAVQEIAVENISDLDLSSKADRSFEPQLAVQGELSLKQEFSESDLAHDFQPLEADNEMTSRISESSKEQDKEDHFHLPTAEREGVETHQPLEAPCSSNHEVSLRFEVSTYTGRIHVYSCTPGIDSRPRPLFESFRPDELESQNLTANHDKEGVSSSLKDNPACKTALLAFYEEWSELRPIERKKLFGKPLQLPLSVELCYLEENVNHNSGGLLKSRSKRRTTPLDEISLPLPQNAVWKTVHLCSGFSKKEKEYTQGYTLTDEPLCKLCQKPCKGSNSMTPEYFEDLFCNLGCYEEYRLRTSKRFLRRELFRIEHGICTTCKLDCHKLVKHIKPLSKETRQKYIEKVAPKLAGRKNLLDKLVNDPIEGNAWHADHIVAVYQGGGECKLENMRTLCVACHADVTAAQQAERRKTRVEARKQLNQILKGLKSTNKSDASLRVCSYCIFPEKLHDLQFLGMDDEELFVKVPGSAYSREEGIVNVTDDSGRKDSEAN, encoded by the exons ATGACGTTTCCAGAGAAGAGGAAGCTCGACAGTGaagctactactactactacaaagtATGATCAACAGCGACAGTTCAATCAAGATTCTTGGAAGCTCTTCAAATGCCGGAAAATGTCGCCTTTCTTCAAACCAAATTACGGCGGCGGCCAAGTTGATTCGGCCAATTTAGCAACGAAATTCCGGGTGAGGCTTGAAATCTGCTCTCCCGACTCGTTCGCGATCACTCCAGAGGCCTTAGGAGGTTTTGATTATCCAGGGGAAGAAGAATGTTTGACAAGACTCAGCTATATATTAGCAGAT GTCATGTCATCACATTACACGCAAAATCATGGCGGTGGGAAGGCCTCCGTCTATAAATTAAAGGACTACGATGCTGTTTTAGGATGCTTAAAGAAAGTCAAGGACATTGAGGTGGATAGGATACCTTGGACGACACTTAATGTTGTACAGAGATTGTCGCACTCCTATATCGCTGGGAGATGGACACCCCATAGACCGGAACATTTATCTGATGAGCAGGTTGAAGATTTAATTGGGAAACTACCAAGGAGGCTAGTGGATGCTTTTATGCCTTTCCAACTTGAAGGTGTAAAATTTGGGTTGCGAAGAGGTGGTCGCTGTCTTCTTGCAGATGAAATGGGGGTTGGGAAGACTATACAA GCTATTGGTATTGCTGGATGTTTCACAAATGAAGGTCCTATACTTGTTGTTTGCCCTGCCGTCTTGCGATATTCATGGGCTGAGGAGTTGGAGCGGTGGCTTCCATTTTGTTTACCTTCTGACATTCATCTTG TTTTTGGCCATCAAGACAGTCCTGCCAACTTGACGCGATGTCCGAGGGTTGTAGTTATCTCTTACACCATGCTTAATCGCCTGAGAAAGACAATGCTTGAGAGAGAGTGGGCCTTCTTGATTGTGGACGAGTCTCATCATCTACGATGTTCGAAGAAAACATCAGAACCTGAAGAG ATTACTGCTGTCCTTGAAATGGCGGGAAAGGTCAAGCGCATAGTTCTACTATCTGGAACACCCTCTTTATCAAG GCCTTACGACATTTTCCACCAGATAAACATTTTATG GCCTGGTTTACTAGGAAGCTCCAAGTATGAGTATGCAAAAACTTACTGTGACATCAAACTAATTCAGGGTATTCAAGGAAAGACTTTCCAG GATTTTTCAAGAGGAGTTCGCTTGGAGGAGTTGAATGTGCTGCTTAGGCAAACTGTCAT GATAAGACGTCTTAAGGAGCACGTGCTGGTGGAATTACCTCCCAAACGTAGACAAATTATAAATTTGTTGCTGAAGAAATCAGATATAGCTTTAGCAAAGGCTGCTCTTGCAGCACGCCGCATCGACAAGTCTGAGAAGAGTGTTGTTGATAATGACATGACTACAGAAAGTTCTGATGAATCTGATG AAAACTTAGCCACCAAACTCCAAGAACTTGCCATTGCAAAGCTCTCTGGTTTCTGTGAATGGCTTTCTATCCACCCCCTGTTTGCAGAGTCAGATGGTGTGGCCGACTTGGATTTGAATTCCAGTTctcataaaatgataatttttgcccATCACCATATGGTTCTTGATGGAATTCAG GAGTTTGTATGCGGAAAAGGGATCAGGTTTGTCCGCATTGATGGGAACTCCCTTGCTAGAGATAGGCAGACAGCTGTGGAGTCATTTCAATCTTCAAATGAG GTTAAGCTTGCAATTATCGGTATACAAGCCGGTGGTGTTGGGCTCAATTTTTCAGCAGCGCAGGATGTTGCCTTTTTGGAGCTTCCTCAGAATCCTTCCTTGATGCTTCAG GCCGAAGATAGAGCTCACAGGAAAGGGCAAACAAAAGCAGTGAACATATACATTTTCTGTGCAAAG GACAGCATGGATGAGTCACATTGGCAAAACTTAAACAAGAGTCTGAACCGGATTTCATCTACCATGAATGGAAAATATGATGCTGTACAAGAAATAGCA GTTGAGAATATTTCGGATTTAGATTTGTCCAGTAAAGCTGACAGAAGTTTTGAGCCACAATTAGCTGTACAAGGTGAGCTCTCCCTCAAGCAAGAGTTCTCAGAATCTGACCTCGCTCATGATTTTCAGCCTCTAGAAGCAGACAATGAAATGACTTCAAGAATAAGTGAAAGTTCTAAAGAACAGGATAAG GAAGATCATTTCCACCTTCCAACCGCAGAAAGAGAGGGTGTTGAAACGCATCAGCCACTGGAAGCCCCGTGCTCCTCCAATCACGAAGTTTCTCTGCGGTTTGAG GTCAGCACCTATACTGGACGGATACACGTGTATTCCTGCACCCCAGGGATCGATTCAAGACCAAGGCCCCTTTTTGAGAGTTTTAGGCCAGATGAACTCGAGTCACAAAATCTTACAGCCAATCATGACAAGGAAGGAGTTTCCAGTTCTTTAAAGGATAACCCAGCTTGTAAGACTGCCCTTTTGGCATTTTATGAGGAGTGGAGTGAATTGAGGCCCATTGAACGGAAAAAATTGTTTGGAAAGCCGTTGCAACTCCCTTTATCTGTTGAACTGTGCTACTTGGAGGAAAATGTTAACCACAACAGTGGG GGTCTGCTGAAGAGTCGAAGTAAACGACGCActacaccgttagatgaaattagcCTCCCGTTACCTCAAAATGCAGTGTGGAAAACTGTCCATCTGTGTAGTGGCTTCAGCAAAAAGGAGAAAGAATACACGCAGGGTTATACCCTAACAGATGAACCTCTCTGTAAACTGTGTCAAAAGCCATGCAA GGGAAGTAATTCAATGACACCTGAATATTTTGAGGATCTTTTCTGTAACCTTGGCTGCTATGAAGAATATCGTTTGAGAACTAGCAAAAGATTCCTCCGTCGG GAACTTTTCCGAATAGAACACGGTATCTGCACAACATGCAAGTTAGACTGTCATAAACTAGTGAAGCACATAAAGCCTCTGTCAAAGGAGACGCGGCAGAAGTATATTGAGAAAGTGGCTCCAAAGTTGGCTGGTCGTAAAAATTT GCTTGACAAGCTTGTAAACGATCCAATCGAGGGAAACGCATGGCATGCTGACCATATAGTTGCTGTCTACCAAGGGGGAG GTGAATGCAAGCTGGAGAACATGAGGACTCTTTGTGTAGCCTGCCATGCCGATGTGACAGCAGCACAACAAGCTGAGCGACGAAAGACGAGGGTTGAGGCTAGGAAGCAACTAAACCAAATTTTGAAAGGGCTCAAAAGTACAAATAAGTCCGACGCTAGTCTTAGGGTATGCTCTTATTGCATTTTCCCCGAAAAACTACATGACTTGCAATTTTTGGG TATGGATGATGAAGAACTTTTTGTTAAGGTTCCTGGAAGTGCATACTCCAGAGAAGAAGGCATTGTCAATGTTACTGACGACTCGGGAAGGAAGGACTCAGAAGCTAATTAA
- the LOC139883807 gene encoding large ribosomal subunit protein uL10c — METTMFSFPHHQTLTLSKPYNNQFLFKPIRTRPNFIRAAISRTKKEETVETVKTHLENCHLLAAIKYTGFTVKQFQDLRRSLPENTRLLVAKNTLVYKAIEGTKWEALKPCMKGMNAWLFVLTEEIPASLKPYRDFQKEKKLDGNDFTGAVFEGKFYGPDDFKALESMPTRAEIYAKVLGALQSPAMGLVSTLQAPARDIIMVLKAYVQKLEEEQGQ, encoded by the coding sequence ATGGAAACCACCATGTTCTCCTTCcctcaccaccaaaccctaaccctatCCAAACCCTACAACAACCAATTTCTCTTCAAACCCATCAGAACTCGGCCCAATTTCATTAGAGCCGCCATTTCTCGTACCAAGAAAGAGGAAACAGTCGAGACCGTGAAGACCCATCTCGAGAACTGCCACCTCCTCGCCGCAATCAAGTACACCGGATTCACCGTCAAGCAGTTTCAGGATCTCCGTCGATCTCTCCCGGAGAACACAAGGCTGTTGGTTGCTAAGAACACTTTGGTCTACAAAGCAATTGAAGGGACGAAATGGGAAGCTTTAAAACCATGTATGAAGGGAATGAATGCCTGGCTCTTCGTGCTTACTGAAGAAATCCCAGCTTCGCTTAAGCCTTACAGGGATTTCCAGAAAGAGAAGAAACTCGATGGGAATGATTTCACCGGAGCGGTTTTCGAAGGCAAGTTTTATGGGCCTGATGATTTTAAGGCGTTGGAGAGTATGCCTACTCGTGCTGAGATTTATGCTAAAGTTTTGGGAGCTTTGCAGAGTCCTGCTATGGGACTTGTCAGTACCTTGCAAGCTCCTGCTAGGGATATTATCATGGTATTGAAAGCTTATGTGCAAAAGCTGGAAGAAGAACAAGGACAATGA